A stretch of Streptomyces vietnamensis DNA encodes these proteins:
- the hypD gene encoding hydrogenase formation protein HypD — protein sequence MKYIDEFQNPDLAGRLLDEIRATVTRPWALMEVCGGQTHSIIRHGIDQLLPPEIELIHGPGCPVCVTPLEMIDKALEIASRPGVIFCSFGDMLRVPGTGRDLFQVRGQGGDVRVVYSPLDALRIAEQNPDREVVFFGIGFETTAPPNAMTVHQARKRNIRNFSLLVSHVRVPPAIDAIMRSPECRVQGFLAAGHVCSVMGTAEYPELARRHQVPIVVTGFEPLDILEGVRRTVLQLERGEHTVENAYQRAVTAEGNPAAQAMLSDVFEVADRAWRGIGVIPDSGWRLSARYRDHDAEHRFSVEGIDTREPAECRSGEVLQGLLKPNECEAFGTTCTPRSPLGATMVSSEGACAAYYLYRRLDAGTPGQRPPASAPTASGTPSPVTASLEGSPLA from the coding sequence GTGAAGTACATCGACGAGTTCCAGAACCCGGACCTGGCGGGCCGGCTGCTCGACGAGATCCGTGCGACGGTGACGCGCCCCTGGGCCCTGATGGAAGTCTGCGGCGGCCAGACCCACAGCATCATCCGGCACGGCATCGACCAGCTCCTGCCGCCCGAGATCGAGCTGATCCACGGCCCGGGCTGTCCGGTCTGCGTCACTCCGCTGGAGATGATCGACAAGGCCCTGGAGATCGCTTCACGACCGGGGGTGATCTTCTGCTCCTTCGGCGACATGCTCCGCGTCCCCGGCACGGGCCGCGACCTCTTCCAGGTCCGCGGGCAGGGCGGCGACGTCAGGGTGGTCTACTCCCCTCTGGACGCGCTGCGGATCGCCGAGCAGAACCCCGACCGGGAGGTGGTCTTCTTCGGCATCGGCTTCGAGACCACGGCGCCGCCCAACGCGATGACGGTCCATCAGGCGCGCAAGCGGAACATCCGCAACTTCAGCCTGCTCGTGTCCCACGTCCGCGTCCCCCCGGCGATCGACGCGATCATGCGGTCACCTGAGTGCCGCGTCCAGGGCTTCCTCGCCGCCGGCCACGTCTGCAGCGTAATGGGCACGGCCGAGTACCCGGAGCTCGCGCGACGCCACCAGGTGCCGATCGTGGTCACCGGATTCGAGCCGCTGGACATCCTGGAAGGCGTACGCAGGACCGTGCTTCAGCTGGAGCGGGGCGAGCACACGGTGGAGAACGCCTATCAGCGCGCCGTGACAGCCGAGGGCAATCCGGCGGCACAGGCGATGCTGAGCGACGTCTTCGAGGTCGCCGACCGGGCCTGGCGCGGCATCGGCGTCATCCCGGACAGCGGCTGGCGGCTGTCCGCACGCTACCGCGATCACGACGCCGAGCACCGCTTCTCCGTCGAGGGGATCGACACCCGCGAGCCCGCCGAGTGCCGCAGCGGCGAAGTCCTCCAGGGCCTGCTGAAACCGAACGAGTGCGAGGCGTTCGGCACCACCTGCACGCCCCGCTCCCCGCTCGGCGCCACGATGGTGTCCAGCGAGGGCGCCTGCGCCGCCTATTACCTCTACCGGCGGCTCGACGCGGGAACCCCGGGACAGCGGCCTCCCGCGTCGGCCCCCACGGCCTCCGGCACCCCGTCCCCGGTCACCGCCTCCCTGGAGGGCAGCCCCCTTGCCTGA
- a CDS encoding nickel-dependent hydrogenase large subunit — MASPAKTTGDGSGLVEMAWDPITRIVGSLGIHTKIDFKQKRVAECYSTSSVFRGYSVFMRGKDPRDAHFITSRICGICGDNHATCSVYAQNMAYGVKPPHLGEWIINLGESAEYMFDHNIFQENLVGVDYCEKMVRETNPGVLELAERTEAPHAAEHGYRTIADIMRSLNPLEGEFYREALQVSRYTREMFCLMEGRHVHPSTLYPGGVGTVASVQLFTDYMSRLMRYVEFMKRVVPLHDDLFDFFYEALPGYEEVGRRRVLLGCWGALNDPEHCDFTYANMTDWGRRMFVTPGVVVDGKLVTNDLTEINLGIRILLGSSYYEDWQGQEQFVTHDPLGNPVDPRHPWNQHTIPAPQKRNFDDKYSWVMSPRWFDGKDHLALDTGGGPIARLWSTALSGLVDIGYVKATGHSVVINLPRTMTKPETTFEWKIPKWSNALERNRARTYFQAYAAAVALHCAEKSLEEVRAGRTQTWEKFDVPDESIGVGFTEAVRGVLSHHMVIRDGKIANYHPYPPTPWNASTRDTFGTPGPYEDAVQNTPIFEENTPENFKGIDIMRAVRSFDPCLPCGVHMYTGDGRTVKQMHVPTGLSGLAG, encoded by the coding sequence GATCGATTTCAAGCAGAAGCGCGTCGCGGAGTGCTACAGCACGTCCTCCGTCTTCCGCGGCTACAGCGTCTTCATGCGGGGCAAGGACCCCCGCGACGCGCACTTCATCACCAGCCGCATCTGCGGCATCTGCGGTGACAACCACGCGACCTGCTCCGTGTACGCGCAGAACATGGCGTACGGCGTGAAGCCCCCGCATCTCGGCGAGTGGATCATCAACCTCGGCGAGTCCGCAGAGTACATGTTCGACCACAACATCTTCCAGGAGAACCTGGTCGGGGTCGACTACTGCGAGAAGATGGTCCGCGAGACCAACCCCGGCGTCCTGGAGCTGGCCGAGCGCACCGAGGCGCCGCACGCCGCCGAGCACGGCTACCGCACGATCGCGGACATCATGCGCTCTCTCAACCCCCTCGAGGGCGAGTTCTACCGCGAGGCGCTCCAGGTCAGCCGCTACACCCGGGAGATGTTCTGTCTCATGGAGGGGCGGCACGTCCACCCCTCCACCCTCTACCCCGGCGGCGTCGGCACGGTCGCGTCCGTGCAGCTGTTCACCGACTACATGAGCCGCCTCATGCGCTACGTGGAGTTCATGAAGCGGGTCGTCCCGCTCCACGACGACCTCTTCGACTTCTTCTACGAGGCGCTGCCCGGCTACGAGGAGGTCGGCCGCCGCCGTGTGCTGCTCGGCTGCTGGGGCGCGCTCAACGACCCCGAGCACTGCGACTTCACCTACGCCAACATGACCGACTGGGGTCGGCGGATGTTCGTCACCCCCGGTGTCGTCGTCGACGGCAAGCTGGTGACCAACGACCTCACCGAGATCAACCTCGGCATCCGCATCCTGCTCGGCAGCTCGTACTACGAGGACTGGCAGGGCCAGGAGCAGTTCGTCACCCACGATCCGCTGGGCAACCCGGTCGACCCGCGCCACCCGTGGAACCAGCACACGATCCCTGCCCCGCAGAAGCGGAACTTCGACGACAAGTACAGCTGGGTCATGTCCCCGCGCTGGTTCGACGGCAAGGACCACCTGGCACTCGACACCGGCGGCGGCCCCATCGCGCGCCTGTGGTCCACCGCGCTCTCCGGCCTCGTCGACATCGGCTACGTCAAGGCCACCGGGCACAGCGTCGTGATCAACCTCCCCCGGACGATGACCAAGCCGGAGACCACCTTCGAGTGGAAGATCCCGAAGTGGAGCAACGCCCTGGAGCGCAACCGCGCCCGGACCTACTTCCAGGCGTACGCGGCCGCCGTCGCCCTGCACTGCGCCGAGAAGAGCCTGGAGGAGGTCCGCGCCGGCCGCACGCAGACGTGGGAGAAGTTCGACGTGCCGGACGAGTCCATCGGTGTCGGCTTCACCGAGGCCGTACGGGGTGTCCTCTCGCACCACATGGTCATCAGGGACGGCAAGATCGCCAACTACCACCCCTATCCGCCGACGCCGTGGAACGCCTCCACGCGGGACACGTTCGGAACCCCCGGCCCGTACGAGGACGCGGTGCAGAACACCCCGATCTTCGAAGAGAACACGCCCGAGAACTTCAAGGGCATCGACATCATGCGCGCCGTGCGCAGCTTCGACCCCTGCCTGCCGTGCGGCGTCCACATGTACACGGGCGACGGCAGGACCGTGAAGCAGATGCACGTGCCCACCGGCCTGAGCGGTCTGGCCGGATGA
- a CDS encoding HypC/HybG/HupF family hydrogenase formation chaperone, giving the protein MCLAVPGKVLDVEVRDGTRMATVDFGGVVKEVCLEYLPDLKPGEYAIVHVGFALQKLDEESARRTLELFETLGLLQEEFGDPWEAAEAAGGEWPAQDGVGGEVRQ; this is encoded by the coding sequence ATGTGCCTGGCGGTACCCGGAAAAGTGCTGGACGTCGAGGTCCGGGACGGCACCCGGATGGCCACGGTCGACTTCGGCGGCGTGGTCAAGGAGGTGTGCCTGGAGTACCTGCCGGACCTGAAGCCCGGTGAGTACGCCATCGTGCACGTGGGCTTCGCCCTCCAGAAGCTCGACGAGGAGTCGGCCCGGCGGACGCTGGAGCTGTTCGAGACCCTCGGCCTGCTCCAGGAGGAGTTCGGAGACCCGTGGGAGGCCGCAGAGGCCGCGGGCGGCGAGTGGCCGGCGCAGGACGGCGTCGGCGGGGAGGTGCGGCAGTGA
- a CDS encoding DUF6893 family small protein, with protein MKTETESTMRKNVLGAAVAATAALAVVAVVVGVLPDLRRYLRISRM; from the coding sequence ATGAAGACCGAAACGGAGAGCACCATGCGCAAGAACGTCCTCGGCGCCGCAGTCGCCGCCACCGCCGCCCTGGCCGTCGTGGCCGTCGTCGTCGGAGTCCTCCCCGACCTCCGGCGCTATCTGCGCATCAGCAGGATGTGA
- a CDS encoding DUF6084 family protein, translating to MTEFSFSCTDVRADAYAAGPTLVFRLRITATGGTRVHAMALRCQIRVEPARRGYDDHEAAALADLFGERSRWGSSLNPVQFAQASVMVPGFTGEIETDLVVPCTYDTDIAASRYFRALSDGDVPLLLLFSGTAFTGAGGFHVEPVPWDKEVSHRMPVKVWREMIDQHFPGCGWIRLPGDAMDALLAYRSRRALPSWEATVESLLEAAGERTR from the coding sequence GTGACCGAGTTCTCCTTCAGCTGCACCGACGTCCGCGCCGACGCCTACGCGGCCGGACCCACGCTCGTGTTCCGGCTGCGGATCACCGCCACCGGCGGCACCCGGGTCCACGCCATGGCCCTGCGCTGCCAGATCCGTGTCGAACCCGCCCGGCGCGGCTACGACGACCACGAGGCCGCGGCCCTGGCCGACCTCTTCGGCGAACGCTCCCGGTGGGGCAGCAGCCTCAACCCGGTCCAGTTCGCCCAGGCCTCCGTCATGGTGCCCGGCTTCACCGGCGAGATCGAGACCGACCTCGTCGTGCCGTGCACCTACGACACCGACATCGCCGCGTCCCGCTACTTCCGGGCGCTCTCCGACGGCGACGTCCCGCTGCTCCTGCTCTTCTCCGGCACCGCCTTCACCGGCGCCGGCGGCTTCCACGTCGAGCCCGTTCCCTGGGACAAGGAGGTCTCCCACCGCATGCCCGTGAAGGTGTGGCGCGAGATGATCGACCAGCACTTCCCCGGCTGCGGATGGATCCGGCTCCCGGGCGACGCCATGGACGCCCTGCTCGCCTACCGCTCGCGCCGGGCCCTCCCGTCGTGGGAGGCCACCGTCGAGTCCCTGCTCGAAGCGGCGGGGGAGAGGACACGATGA
- a CDS encoding hydrogenase maturation protease, translated as MNGPAPEARTPGTARTLVAGVGNIFLGDDGFGVETLRRLTREGLPASVELADVGVRGVHLAYELLDGWDTLVLVDVTARGGEPGTLYLIDASAADDRGRGTEPAPLDGHRMTPDAVLALLDTLCAGTGAAPPRRILVVGCEPACLDEGIGLSPQVAAAVPEAVRMVTELVRQEAVV; from the coding sequence GTGAACGGCCCCGCGCCCGAGGCCCGGACGCCCGGCACGGCCCGCACCCTCGTGGCCGGGGTGGGCAACATCTTCCTCGGCGACGACGGCTTCGGCGTGGAGACCCTGCGGCGGCTCACCCGCGAGGGACTCCCCGCCTCCGTCGAACTGGCCGACGTCGGGGTCCGGGGCGTCCACCTCGCCTACGAACTCCTCGACGGCTGGGACACCCTCGTCCTCGTCGACGTCACCGCCCGCGGCGGTGAACCGGGGACGCTCTATCTGATCGACGCCTCGGCGGCCGACGACCGCGGCCGCGGCACGGAGCCCGCGCCGCTCGACGGCCACCGGATGACGCCCGACGCCGTCCTCGCCCTGCTCGACACCCTGTGCGCGGGAACCGGGGCCGCGCCGCCACGGCGGATCCTCGTCGTCGGCTGCGAACCGGCCTGCCTCGACGAGGGCATCGGGCTCAGCCCGCAGGTCGCCGCGGCCGTGCCCGAGGCGGTGCGCATGGTGACCGAACTGGTCCGCCAGGAAGCCGTCGTATGA
- a CDS encoding hydrogenase maturation nickel metallochaperone HypA — translation MHEMSLAVAVVDQVEAAAKSRGAVGVSSIELDVGELAGVVADALAFCFELACAGTVVEGAELITRTVPGTARCEPCADVWAVGMPPRLLCPGCGAAAGELVSGRELQIREVRWAGPEAAREERRQPITEES, via the coding sequence ATGCACGAGATGTCCCTCGCGGTCGCCGTCGTCGACCAGGTCGAGGCCGCGGCGAAGTCCCGCGGCGCCGTCGGTGTCAGCAGCATCGAGCTGGACGTGGGCGAGCTGGCCGGCGTCGTCGCCGACGCCCTCGCCTTCTGCTTCGAACTCGCCTGCGCCGGAACCGTCGTCGAGGGCGCCGAGCTGATCACCCGTACCGTCCCGGGCACCGCGCGCTGCGAACCCTGCGCCGACGTCTGGGCGGTCGGCATGCCGCCGCGACTGCTCTGCCCCGGCTGCGGCGCCGCAGCCGGGGAACTCGTCTCCGGCCGCGAACTGCAGATCCGCGAGGTCCGCTGGGCCGGCCCCGAGGCGGCGCGCGAAGAACGTCGTCAACCGATCACCGAGGAGAGCTGA
- the hypE gene encoding hydrogenase expression/formation protein HypE — MLAWTCPTPLRDHPRIVMGHGGGGALSAELIEGVFAPAYGGPALAHTADAAEIRIGGARLAFSTDSFVVRPLFFPGGSIGDLAVNGTVNDLAMSGARASHLSCGFILEEGVETDVVARVAQALGEAARAAGVQVVTGDTKVVEAGHGDGVYINTSGVGLIPDGVDLRPQRVVPGDVVIVSGPIGMHGVAIMSVREGLEFGVEITSDCAPLGGLVEAMLAVTRDLHVLRDPTRGGLAASLNEIAAASGTGVVLQERAVPVPEAVGNACAVLGLDPMYVANEGKLVAFVPRDHADAVLAAMRAHPMGAGAAVIGEAVETHPGMVVARTGLGGTRVVDMPLGEQLPRIC, encoded by the coding sequence ATGCTCGCCTGGACCTGTCCGACGCCCCTGCGCGACCACCCGCGCATCGTCATGGGCCACGGCGGCGGAGGAGCGCTGTCCGCCGAGCTGATCGAGGGCGTCTTCGCCCCCGCCTACGGCGGACCGGCCCTCGCCCACACCGCGGACGCGGCCGAGATCCGGATCGGCGGCGCCCGCCTGGCGTTCTCCACGGACTCCTTCGTGGTGCGCCCGCTGTTCTTCCCCGGCGGCAGCATCGGCGACCTCGCCGTCAACGGCACCGTGAACGACCTCGCCATGAGCGGTGCCCGGGCGAGCCACCTCTCCTGCGGGTTCATCCTGGAGGAGGGCGTCGAGACCGACGTGGTCGCCCGCGTCGCGCAGGCCCTCGGTGAGGCGGCGCGCGCGGCCGGCGTCCAGGTCGTCACCGGCGACACCAAGGTCGTGGAGGCCGGCCACGGCGACGGTGTCTACATCAACACCTCGGGGGTCGGGCTGATCCCCGACGGAGTCGACCTGCGCCCGCAACGGGTGGTGCCCGGAGACGTGGTGATCGTGAGCGGCCCGATCGGTATGCACGGCGTGGCGATCATGAGCGTGCGGGAGGGCCTCGAATTCGGTGTCGAGATCACCAGCGACTGCGCACCGCTCGGCGGCCTCGTCGAGGCGATGCTCGCCGTCACGCGGGACCTGCACGTGCTGCGCGACCCCACGCGAGGCGGCCTGGCCGCCTCGCTGAACGAGATCGCGGCGGCGTCGGGCACGGGCGTCGTCCTCCAGGAGCGCGCCGTCCCGGTCCCCGAAGCGGTCGGCAACGCCTGCGCGGTGCTCGGCCTCGACCCCATGTACGTGGCGAACGAGGGCAAGCTCGTCGCCTTCGTCCCGCGTGACCACGCCGACGCCGTGCTGGCCGCGATGCGCGCCCACCCCATGGGCGCCGGAGCGGCGGTGATCGGCGAGGCGGTCGAGACCCACCCGGGCATGGTGGTGGCGCGTACCGGACTCGGTGGCACTCGCGTCGTGGACATGCCACTCGGAGAGCAGTTGCCGCGGATCTGCTGA
- the hypB gene encoding hydrogenase nickel incorporation protein HypB: MCRAVDLQRAVLAKNEAAAQILRTELTSRGTTVVNLLSSPGSGKTALLERELRLAGERGVAAAALTADLATENDARRLARSGAPVKQVLTDGLCHLEADMVARHLHDWLPESTRLLFVENVGNLVCPAGYDLGESLRVVLASVTEGEDKPLKYPTAFGLAQLVIVTKTDMADAAEFDETAFRAHVEQVNPGVEVVLSSVRDGRGAGVLLDRALAATEGNQVHTPVMARAGA, translated from the coding sequence ATGTGCCGAGCAGTCGATCTCCAGCGTGCCGTTCTCGCCAAGAACGAGGCCGCGGCACAGATCCTGCGTACCGAACTGACCTCCCGCGGCACCACGGTGGTCAACCTGCTCTCCAGCCCCGGAAGCGGCAAGACCGCCCTGCTGGAGCGTGAACTGCGCCTCGCCGGTGAACGGGGCGTCGCCGCCGCCGCGCTCACCGCCGACCTGGCCACGGAGAACGACGCCCGTCGCCTGGCCCGCTCGGGCGCCCCCGTCAAGCAGGTGCTCACCGACGGCCTCTGCCATCTGGAGGCCGACATGGTCGCCCGGCACCTGCACGACTGGCTGCCCGAGTCCACCCGGCTGCTGTTCGTCGAGAACGTCGGCAACCTCGTATGCCCCGCCGGCTACGACCTGGGCGAGTCGCTCCGCGTCGTACTCGCCTCGGTGACCGAGGGGGAGGACAAGCCGCTCAAGTACCCCACCGCGTTCGGCCTCGCCCAGTTGGTGATCGTCACCAAGACCGACATGGCCGACGCGGCGGAGTTCGACGAGACGGCCTTCCGCGCCCACGTGGAGCAGGTCAACCCCGGAGTCGAGGTCGTCCTCAGCTCGGTGCGTGACGGCCGGGGCGCCGGAGTACTCCTCGACCGGGCCCTCGCCGCGACCGAGGGGAACCAAGTCCACACCCCGGTGATGGCCCGGGCCGGCGCGTGA
- the hypF gene encoding carbamoyltransferase HypF, which translates to MSTARPGPAPATAPLRSRVVVRGVVQGVGFRPFVYALATGLRLSGHVTNTADGVVAEVEGDPADVASFCARLAPDAPPLARVESVETAEVTASGGSGFTIVPSRRGGAVRTLVPPDTATCEDCLAELADPADRRYLHPFITCTNCGPRFTIVTGLPYDRVHTTMAAFPMCPDCAREYEDPADRRFHAQPVACPRCGPRLRLVTTPDRPAPSGPEPHPRLTSDPGDAPVAAARRMLASGAILAVKGLGGYHLACDATNPDAVAELRRRKARGDKPFAMMAADLADIEPLVHLGPLERELLTGRVRPVVLLRRRDDARPRHGAAPARAVAPGSPDLGFMLPYTPVHHLLLGLGAADREGPRLLVMTSGNLSGEPIVTDDAEALTRLAGLADAWLLHDRPIHVPCDDSVVRVCDGEQLTLRRSRGYAPLPVTLPVDVAPALAVGGDLKNTFCLGAGRQAWLSAHIGDMDDLATQLALASAERRLESVTGVRPELLAADRHPVYRSSRWAREHAAGRPVVPVQHHHAHVAAAMAENGLDGTRPVIGVAFDGTGYGLDGAVWGGEFLLADYAGFRRFAHLAYVPLPGGDAAVRRPYRMALSHLRAAGLAADRALPCARACEPGELPLLERQLERELNCVPTSSMGRLFDAVSSIVGICQHAGYEAQAAIELEAAALRAPGVAEDARYAFRLGSPEPGAPLTADPAPLLAAVVADVLDGTPAVVVAARFHRAVARWVRVVCAAARDETGVETVALTGGVFANTVLSSACAEGLREDGFTVLRHRQIPPNDGGLALGQLVVAARITDGAAAGTPRRERN; encoded by the coding sequence GTGAGCACGGCGCGACCCGGACCCGCACCCGCCACGGCCCCGCTGCGCAGCCGTGTCGTCGTCCGCGGCGTCGTGCAGGGCGTGGGCTTCCGGCCCTTCGTCTACGCCCTCGCCACCGGGCTGCGTCTGTCCGGTCACGTCACCAACACGGCGGACGGCGTCGTCGCGGAGGTCGAGGGAGACCCCGCGGACGTCGCCTCCTTCTGCGCCCGCCTCGCGCCCGACGCCCCGCCCCTGGCCCGGGTGGAGTCGGTCGAGACGGCCGAGGTGACCGCGAGCGGCGGCAGCGGATTCACGATCGTGCCCTCCCGCCGGGGCGGCGCCGTCCGCACCCTCGTCCCGCCGGACACGGCCACCTGCGAGGACTGCCTCGCGGAACTCGCCGACCCGGCCGACCGGCGGTATCTGCACCCCTTCATCACCTGCACCAACTGCGGCCCGCGGTTCACGATCGTCACGGGACTGCCCTACGACCGGGTACACACCACCATGGCCGCCTTCCCGATGTGTCCGGACTGCGCCCGGGAGTACGAGGACCCGGCCGACCGGCGCTTCCACGCGCAGCCCGTCGCCTGCCCCCGCTGCGGCCCGCGGCTGCGGCTGGTCACGACGCCGGACCGGCCGGCCCCCTCCGGCCCCGAGCCGCATCCTCGCCTCACCTCCGACCCCGGCGACGCCCCGGTCGCCGCCGCGCGCAGGATGCTCGCCTCCGGCGCGATCCTCGCCGTCAAGGGCCTCGGCGGCTACCACCTGGCCTGCGACGCGACGAACCCCGACGCGGTGGCCGAACTGCGCCGCCGCAAGGCGCGCGGTGACAAACCGTTCGCGATGATGGCCGCGGACCTCGCCGACATCGAGCCCCTCGTCCACCTCGGCCCGCTCGAACGCGAACTCCTCACCGGCCGCGTCCGGCCCGTCGTCCTGCTGCGCCGCCGCGACGACGCCCGGCCGCGCCACGGGGCCGCGCCGGCGCGGGCGGTGGCGCCGGGCAGCCCGGACCTCGGCTTCATGCTCCCGTACACCCCGGTGCACCACCTGCTCCTCGGCCTCGGCGCGGCGGACCGGGAAGGGCCCCGCCTGCTGGTGATGACCAGCGGCAATCTCTCGGGCGAGCCCATCGTCACGGACGACGCGGAAGCGCTGACCAGGCTCGCCGGACTGGCGGACGCCTGGCTGCTGCACGACCGACCGATCCATGTGCCGTGCGACGACTCCGTCGTCCGCGTCTGCGACGGCGAACAGCTGACGCTGCGCCGCTCCCGGGGCTACGCACCGCTGCCGGTCACGCTGCCCGTCGACGTCGCTCCCGCCCTCGCCGTCGGCGGTGACCTGAAGAACACCTTCTGTCTCGGCGCCGGACGCCAGGCCTGGCTCTCCGCCCACATCGGGGACATGGACGACCTCGCCACCCAGCTCGCCCTCGCCTCCGCCGAGCGCCGGCTCGAGTCCGTGACGGGCGTACGACCCGAACTGCTCGCCGCCGACCGCCACCCCGTCTACCGGTCCAGCCGCTGGGCCCGCGAACACGCGGCGGGACGGCCCGTCGTCCCCGTACAACACCACCACGCGCACGTCGCGGCGGCGATGGCCGAGAACGGTCTCGACGGCACGCGTCCCGTGATCGGCGTTGCCTTCGACGGCACCGGCTACGGCCTCGACGGCGCCGTGTGGGGCGGCGAGTTCCTTCTCGCGGACTACGCCGGGTTCCGACGGTTCGCGCACCTGGCCTACGTACCCCTGCCGGGCGGTGACGCGGCCGTACGCCGGCCGTACCGCATGGCTCTGTCCCACCTGCGGGCCGCGGGCCTCGCCGCCGACCGGGCACTGCCCTGCGCGCGAGCCTGTGAGCCCGGAGAACTACCGCTGCTGGAAAGGCAGTTGGAGCGCGAGCTGAACTGCGTGCCCACGTCCAGCATGGGGCGCCTCTTCGACGCCGTCTCCTCGATCGTGGGGATCTGCCAGCACGCCGGATACGAGGCGCAGGCCGCGATCGAGCTGGAGGCCGCGGCCCTGCGCGCACCCGGCGTGGCCGAGGACGCACGCTACGCCTTCCGGCTCGGCTCACCGGAGCCCGGTGCCCCGCTCACCGCCGATCCCGCACCCCTGCTGGCGGCGGTGGTCGCCGACGTGCTGGACGGGACCCCCGCAGTCGTCGTCGCGGCGCGGTTCCACCGGGCCGTGGCCCGATGGGTGCGTGTGGTCTGCGCCGCCGCCCGCGACGAGACCGGCGTGGAGACCGTCGCCCTGACCGGGGGAGTGTTCGCCAACACGGTGCTCTCCTCGGCCTGCGCCGAAGGACTGCGGGAGGACGGCTTCACCGTCCTGCGCCACCGTCAGATCCCGCCGAACGACGGCGGGCTGGCTCTGGGCCAGCTCGTCGTGGCCGCCCGGATCACGGACGGGGCGGCCGCCGGCACACCACGACGAGAGCGAAACTGA
- a CDS encoding DUF5947 family protein, whose protein sequence is MNGPPNSAVRSPAPTGLRRFTTPRPPRQERCELCGAPLAAEERHPHLVDTDKRALVCACGPCAQLMDRSAASPGRFRAVPGRFLSDPGHRIDDRAWESLRIPVSVAFFFRNSALDRPVVLYPSPAGATESELEEDAWRSVLDATRLAAHLEPDVEALLLRRHEGRTECFLVPIDLCYELVGRMRLHWQGFDGGAEARADLDALFAHVRGLAREPQGSRP, encoded by the coding sequence GTGAACGGGCCGCCGAACAGCGCCGTGCGGTCCCCGGCGCCCACCGGCCTGCGCCGGTTCACCACTCCCCGCCCGCCCCGCCAGGAGCGCTGCGAACTGTGCGGCGCCCCGCTGGCGGCCGAGGAGCGCCACCCGCATCTCGTCGACACGGACAAGCGGGCCCTGGTCTGCGCCTGCGGCCCGTGCGCACAGCTCATGGACCGCTCCGCCGCCTCCCCCGGGCGGTTCCGGGCGGTCCCCGGCCGCTTCCTGAGTGACCCGGGCCACCGGATCGACGACCGGGCCTGGGAGTCGCTGCGGATCCCGGTCTCGGTCGCGTTCTTCTTCCGCAACTCCGCCCTCGACCGGCCGGTGGTGCTCTACCCGAGCCCCGCCGGCGCCACCGAGAGCGAACTGGAGGAGGACGCCTGGCGGTCCGTCCTCGACGCCACCCGGCTCGCCGCCCACCTCGAACCCGACGTCGAGGCCCTGCTGCTGCGCCGCCACGAGGGCCGAACCGAGTGCTTCCTCGTGCCGATCGACCTCTGCTACGAACTGGTGGGCCGCATGCGACTGCACTGGCAGGGCTTCGACGGAGGCGCGGAGGCGCGGGCCGACCTCGACGCCCTCTTCGCCCACGTCCGCGGCCTGGCCCGCGAACCGCAGGGGAGCAGGCCGTGA